CCTATTACAGAAAGGTTTTTCTCCTACCCTGGTTATTCCTCTGGTATTGCTTGCTTCCAGTGCAATCGGTGCCTTTCAGGGAATCATGATCCAGTATTTTAAGATTCAGCCCTTCATTGCTACCCTGGCGGGGATGTTCTTTGCCCGTGGGGCCTGCTACTTAATCAGTATTGATACCATCAATATAGAAAATGAATGGTACCGAACCGTAAGTATGGCCGCTCTGGAACTGCCGACGGGGGATTTTATTTCGGTAAATGTGTTCATTTTTGTGTTCTGGGCTCTGCTGGGATGGTGGCTTCTCCGATATACCCGGTTTGGTAGAACCGTCTACGCGATTGGTGGCTCTGAGCAGTCGGCCCTGCTCATGGGGCTTCCGGTGCCTCGAACAAAGGTGCTGATATATACGTTTAACGGCCTCTGTTCGGGCCTCGCGGGAGTGGTTTTTACCTTCTACATGCTTTCGGGGTATGCCCTCCATTGTAAGGATCTCCATCTTGATGCCATTGCTGCCGTTGTTATGGGAGGAACCTTGCTTACCGGTGGGGTAGGGTCTATCGAAGGTTCTATCGTGGGGGTCCTTATTCTGGGGACTATCCAGACCATCATCAATTTCCAGGGAACCTTAAGTTCCTGGTGGACCCGTATCGTAGTGGGAATTCTTATTTTCGTGTTTATTTTCTTACAAAGCCTGTTGAACCGGCGTACCCCGGAAAAACTGAAAGCAAGAAGTGCCACAAAGAATTCTGTGAATCCTTCTCTCCGTAAAACTTAATTAAAAAAGAACCCTCAAAAGGGCCCCGGAAGGGGCCTTTTTTATTTGTGGGGATTCCTCCCGGTCCCCTCAGAAAGGGGAGCTATTAGGGGAACTCCAGCCTGGGATTATTAGCGAGCCTTTCTTGAGGGCTTAATTCATCACCTCGTCATACGAGAAAGCTTAGGGCCTGCGGGGAAGGGGAAAAATTAATTTTTAGTTTGACAGCTTTATCTTCCAATGGTACAATTTTTAGTAGTTACGCGCGTAACCACAATAAAAATCCTACCAAGAGGAGGTTAGGTATGAAACGAAGTATTCTTTGGGGTATAGCTGTACTTGCATGGATGACTCTTATTAACTGTGGAGGGGCAAAACCTGCCCAAGTAAAAGGTAAGATTACGGTTTGGTGTTGGGATCCTAATTTTAATGGT
The DNA window shown above is from Treponema sp. J25 and carries:
- the yjfF gene encoding galactofuranose ABC transporter, permease protein YjfF, whose product is MKHKNLPLLITLGLFIVMYGAGSLAYSNFFSLQVFINLFIDNAFLGIAAVGMTFVIISGGIDLSVGSVVALTTMLSADLLQKGFSPTLVIPLVLLASSAIGAFQGIMIQYFKIQPFIATLAGMFFARGACYLISIDTINIENEWYRTVSMAALELPTGDFISVNVFIFVFWALLGWWLLRYTRFGRTVYAIGGSEQSALLMGLPVPRTKVLIYTFNGLCSGLAGVVFTFYMLSGYALHCKDLHLDAIAAVVMGGTLLTGGVGSIEGSIVGVLILGTIQTIINFQGTLSSWWTRIVVGILIFVFIFLQSLLNRRTPEKLKARSATKNSVNPSLRKT